A section of the Synergistales bacterium genome encodes:
- a CDS encoding amino acid racemase — MRPDEPTRPALGVLGGMGPAASAAFLRILAERTPAERDQDHPVVYLLSDPTVPNRTDALLGKGPDPTYQLRANLERLIAWGATLLAVPCNTAHAFLDRFRDELGVPLVHIVEATLATAAEANPEEAWLTASDGTVATGLYQRYANRKGYILREPEPSLQEQIQRTIALVKAGQTDRAAERFVEVAGALRAEADIPLVLACTELPLAADAAGLSGDRAVSSLTALADAVLERL, encoded by the coding sequence ATGAGACCGGACGAACCGACACGGCCCGCCCTCGGCGTGCTCGGCGGCATGGGACCCGCCGCCTCGGCAGCATTCCTGCGCATCCTGGCGGAGCGGACCCCTGCGGAGCGGGACCAGGACCACCCGGTGGTCTATCTGCTGTCGGACCCCACGGTACCCAACCGCACCGACGCCCTGCTGGGAAAGGGCCCCGACCCCACCTACCAGCTGCGGGCAAACCTGGAGCGGCTCATCGCCTGGGGGGCCACCCTGCTGGCCGTCCCCTGCAACACGGCCCACGCCTTCCTCGACCGTTTTCGGGACGAGCTCGGTGTTCCACTGGTGCATATCGTCGAGGCGACCCTGGCCACCGCCGCGGAGGCAAACCCCGAAGAGGCCTGGCTGACCGCCTCCGACGGCACCGTGGCCACCGGTCTCTACCAGCGCTACGCAAACCGGAAGGGCTATATCCTCAGGGAGCCGGAGCCGTCTCTGCAGGAGCAGATCCAGCGGACCATCGCCCTGGTGAAGGCCGGACAGACGGATCGGGCGGCGGAACGGTTCGTCGAGGTAGCCGGTGCGCTCAGGGCCGAAGCCGATATCCCCCTGGTGCTGGCCTGTACCGAGCTCCCCCTGGCAGCCGACGCCGCCGGGCTGTCCGGGGATCGCGCCGTCTCCAGCCTGACGGCCCTGGCCGACGCCGTGCTGGAGCGTCTCTAG